One genomic segment of Clostridium saccharoperbutylacetonicum N1-4(HMT) includes these proteins:
- a CDS encoding Dabb family protein — MFTHIVLFKLKEPTTDNLKFVENTLLSMNGEIKELKKLEVGVDTIRSDRSYDIGIITRFDNEEDYLAYDVNEFHVEKVKKVIGPYMEGSKTLDFQL, encoded by the coding sequence ATGTTTACGCATATTGTACTTTTTAAATTAAAGGAACCAACAACAGATAACTTGAAATTTGTAGAAAATACTTTATTATCTATGAATGGGGAAATTAAAGAATTAAAGAAATTAGAAGTTGGAGTAGACACCATTAGAAGTGACAGAAGTTATGATATAGGAATCATAACAAGATTTGATAATGAAGAAGATTATTTGGCTTATGATGTGAATGAGTTCCACGTTGAAAAAGTCAAAAAGGTTATAGGTCCTTATATGGAAGGAAGTAAAACTTTAGATTTTCAATTGTAA